A single window of Emcibacter nanhaiensis DNA harbors:
- a CDS encoding FAD-dependent oxidoreductase, whose translation MAIRKVLIIGGGIGGLCAAIGFRRKGIEVDLVEISETSKVYHVGIIVQANVVRALKELGVADEAVAVGFPYSGFEMQDPEGNTIVREYGPKLAGEDYPTDLGMARPALHDVLIKATRETGANMHFGVTFEKLDDQGDHVHVTFTDGSEGDYDMVIGADGAYSSVRKFLFPDLPAPKFTGQGVWRYNLPRPKDVTHSVMMDGIPGGKAGYVPLTEDTIYILYVGAEPGNPFFPTETLADEFKKRLEPYGGRIPELAKQITDPELVVYRPLEVCFVPDPWYRGRIVLMGDAAHAGTPHLGQGAAQAIEDAVVLAELAATEQEMEPMLRHYMDRRLERTRFIWESSIQIGEWEQHPTPDANAAALMKKMLEVVSAPI comes from the coding sequence ATGGCAATCCGCAAGGTTCTTATCATTGGCGGCGGGATTGGCGGGCTGTGCGCCGCCATCGGTTTCCGCCGCAAGGGGATCGAGGTTGATCTGGTGGAGATCAGTGAAACATCCAAAGTTTATCATGTCGGCATTATTGTGCAGGCCAATGTGGTCCGCGCCCTGAAGGAGCTCGGCGTTGCTGACGAGGCGGTGGCCGTCGGCTTCCCCTACAGCGGCTTCGAAATGCAGGATCCCGAAGGCAATACCATCGTCCGCGAGTATGGCCCGAAACTGGCCGGCGAGGACTATCCCACCGACCTGGGTATGGCCCGTCCGGCCCTGCATGACGTGCTGATCAAGGCCACCCGCGAGACTGGGGCCAACATGCACTTTGGCGTGACCTTTGAAAAGCTCGATGATCAGGGCGATCATGTTCATGTCACCTTTACTGACGGCAGCGAGGGCGATTATGATATGGTGATCGGGGCCGACGGCGCCTATTCCAGTGTGCGCAAGTTCCTGTTCCCGGACCTGCCGGCGCCGAAATTTACCGGCCAGGGGGTGTGGCGCTACAACCTGCCTCGGCCCAAGGACGTGACCCATTCGGTGATGATGGACGGCATTCCCGGCGGCAAGGCGGGCTACGTGCCGCTGACCGAAGATACGATTTATATTCTCTATGTCGGCGCCGAGCCGGGCAACCCGTTCTTCCCAACAGAAACGCTGGCCGATGAATTCAAAAAACGGCTTGAGCCCTACGGCGGCCGCATTCCGGAACTGGCGAAACAGATTACCGATCCGGAGCTGGTGGTCTACCGGCCGCTGGAGGTCTGTTTTGTGCCCGATCCCTGGTACCGCGGCCGCATTGTCCTGATGGGGGACGCTGCCCATGCCGGTACGCCGCATCTTGGCCAAGGGGCGGCCCAGGCCATCGAGGATGCGGTGGTGCTGGCCGAGCTGGCGGCGACGGAACAGGAAATGGAACCCATGCTGCGCCATTATATGGATCGCCGGCTGGAACGGACCCGCTTCATCTGGGAAAGCTCGATCCAGATCGGCGAATGGGAGCAGCATCCGACACCGGACGCCAATGCGGCGGCCTTGATGAAGAAGATGCTGGAAGTGGTCTCGGCACCGATCTAG
- a CDS encoding SDR family NAD(P)-dependent oxidoreductase encodes MKDFTGKTALVTGSTTGIGLAMAEALAAEGAHVLINSEDAALCDEVAGRLNADGHRATSLLFDLSDSRGLPDFAKKALAVDGKIDCLFCNAGITGSKRRGEEGYEDEVEKVFAINLHHSRILCDHIVPHMAENGGGSVVLTSSLSGLRGNKSIGVYSLTKAAVAQLARDLAVGFGPDNVRVNSISPGLIATGWEKNILSNPEAAERRMRMTPLRRVGQPQEIANAALFLASDKASFITGHNLVVDGGTVITDGN; translated from the coding sequence ATGAAGGATTTCACCGGAAAAACGGCCTTGGTCACGGGAAGCACAACCGGCATCGGCCTGGCTATGGCGGAAGCCCTGGCGGCCGAGGGCGCTCATGTGCTGATCAACAGCGAGGATGCAGCCCTGTGTGACGAAGTGGCGGGCCGTCTCAATGCTGACGGTCATAGGGCGACGTCATTGCTGTTTGACTTGTCCGATAGCCGTGGACTGCCCGATTTTGCAAAAAAGGCACTGGCGGTGGACGGCAAAATCGACTGCCTGTTCTGCAACGCCGGGATCACCGGCTCCAAACGACGCGGTGAGGAGGGCTATGAGGACGAGGTGGAAAAAGTCTTCGCCATCAACCTGCATCATAGCCGGATCCTCTGCGATCATATCGTCCCCCACATGGCGGAAAATGGCGGCGGCAGCGTGGTGCTAACCTCCAGCCTGTCCGGCCTCAGGGGCAACAAGTCGATCGGAGTTTACAGCCTGACCAAGGCCGCCGTCGCCCAATTGGCCCGGGATCTGGCTGTGGGCTTCGGTCCGGACAATGTCCGGGTCAACAGCATTTCCCCCGGCCTGATCGCCACCGGCTGGGAAAAGAATATCCTGTCAAACCCGGAAGCGGCCGAACGGCGCATGCGGATGACGCCGCTCCGGCGTGTGGGGCAACCGCAGGAGATCGCCAACGCCGCCCTGTTCCTGGCTTCCGACAAGGCCAGCTTCATCACCGGCCACAATCTTGTCGTCGACGGCGGCACCGTGATTACAGACGGAAATTAG
- a CDS encoding O-methyltransferase — translation MASEAVKSVLAEYNARLEIEEELMAAFPPGSRNAPERDSLLLAVGEETGRFLQDLAIGCGSKNILEIGTSYGYSTLFLASAAKATGGRVTTLELSEEKQNYAREMLQKAELDDYVEWLTGDALDLIAGLKGPFDFVLLDIWKELYVPSLELFYPKLSAEGIIVADNILYPEAHRRDAQQYRHAVESKEGLNSVLLPIGSGILVSTRL, via the coding sequence ATGGCCAGTGAAGCAGTGAAATCGGTTCTGGCGGAATATAACGCCCGCCTGGAAATCGAAGAAGAACTGATGGCCGCCTTTCCGCCCGGCTCCAGGAATGCGCCGGAACGGGACAGTTTGCTGCTGGCCGTAGGTGAGGAAACAGGGCGGTTCCTACAGGATCTCGCCATTGGTTGCGGTTCGAAGAACATCCTCGAAATCGGCACCAGCTATGGCTATTCCACCCTGTTCCTGGCCAGCGCGGCCAAAGCCACCGGCGGCAGGGTCACCACCCTGGAACTGTCCGAGGAAAAGCAGAATTACGCCCGGGAAATGCTGCAGAAGGCGGAACTGGATGACTATGTGGAATGGCTCACCGGGGACGCGCTCGACCTGATTGCAGGGCTCAAGGGACCCTTTGATTTCGTGCTGCTCGATATCTGGAAGGAACTTTATGTCCCCTCTCTGGAGCTGTTTTATCCCAAACTGAGCGCCGAAGGCATCATTGTCGCGGACAATATCCTCTATCCGGAAGCGCACCGACGCGATGCGCAGCAATATCGTCACGCTGTAGAGTCAAAAGAAGGGTTGAATTCGGTTCTTCTGCCGATCGGCAGCGGCATCCTGGTCAGCACACGCCTTTAA
- a CDS encoding VOC family protein, with translation MTKTPDFTFHHGGVSVPDLDAAIDWYGRVLGFELERKFDIEAANARAAMIKRGPLRFELFEVEGANPLPEDRRHPPSDLKTHGNKHVAFKVDDMDEFLAIVEAKGADVAFVVREDFGKGCFLRDCAGNLIEFVED, from the coding sequence ATGACCAAAACCCCCGACTTCACCTTCCACCACGGCGGGGTCAGTGTGCCCGACCTGGACGCGGCCATCGACTGGTACGGCCGTGTGCTGGGCTTCGAGCTCGAGCGAAAATTTGACATCGAAGCCGCCAACGCCAGGGCGGCCATGATCAAGCGCGGCCCGCTGCGCTTTGAACTGTTCGAGGTCGAAGGCGCCAACCCCCTGCCCGAGGACCGGCGCCATCCGCCCAGCGACCTGAAAACCCACGGCAACAAGCATGTGGCCTTTAAGGTTGACGACATGGACGAGTTCCTCGCTATCGTCGAAGCCAAAGGGGCGGACGTGGCCTTTGTGGTGCGCGAAGACTTCGGCAAGGGCTGCTTCCTGCGCGACTGCGCCGGCAACCTGATTGAATTTGTTGAGGATTGA
- a CDS encoding alpha/beta hydrolase family protein, with protein sequence MFEPFPGNYVWNLQVNLALVCGGNHGEIDLACRPIKEAAANGEDAGTALLFDSWIAVADQLTKNAEEDEKAGYLLSAGTKYGRASGYYLSAERMQSRDYAPRWEAYDKGLELYRKHVALRGLHIDFVEIPYEDSSFPAIFVHDGSGIKRPALVSCNGLDSMKEQVNMAGHGASNLERGINTLFVDQPGTGEALRKRGLPARHDSEAWATPAFDYLASRPDVDEKKIGMFGLSLGGYYAPRAAANEPRFALCAVMGANHLWGDLQRRRLEREGENPVPHYWDHVMWVWGKDSLEEFMAYMPNVTLDGEIEKMKMPFLVTHGAGDRQIPVSDAHRCYDEAVNSAKRHLRIFTEQDFEIEHCGADNGTVMRDYIADWCAETFAELD encoded by the coding sequence TGCCGCCCGATCAAGGAAGCGGCGGCCAACGGCGAAGATGCCGGCACCGCCCTGCTGTTTGACAGCTGGATCGCGGTCGCCGACCAGCTGACCAAAAATGCCGAGGAAGACGAGAAAGCCGGCTACCTGTTGTCCGCCGGCACCAAATACGGCCGGGCCTCCGGTTATTATCTCTCTGCCGAGCGCATGCAGTCCCGGGACTATGCCCCGCGCTGGGAAGCTTATGACAAAGGCCTTGAGCTGTACCGCAAGCATGTGGCCCTGCGCGGCCTGCATATCGACTTTGTGGAAATCCCTTACGAGGACAGTTCCTTCCCGGCCATTTTTGTCCACGACGGCAGCGGCATCAAGCGTCCGGCGCTGGTGTCCTGCAACGGCCTGGACAGCATGAAAGAGCAGGTCAATATGGCCGGCCACGGCGCCTCCAACCTGGAACGCGGCATTAATACCCTGTTCGTCGACCAGCCCGGTACCGGCGAAGCGCTCAGGAAACGCGGCCTTCCTGCCCGCCATGACAGCGAAGCCTGGGCCACCCCGGCCTTTGACTATCTCGCCAGCCGTCCCGATGTGGATGAGAAAAAGATCGGTATGTTCGGCCTGTCGCTCGGCGGCTATTATGCGCCGCGCGCCGCCGCCAACGAGCCCCGCTTCGCCCTGTGCGCGGTGATGGGCGCCAACCACCTGTGGGGCGACCTGCAGCGTCGTCGTCTGGAGCGGGAAGGCGAAAATCCGGTGCCCCATTACTGGGACCATGTAATGTGGGTCTGGGGCAAGGACAGCCTCGAGGAGTTCATGGCCTATATGCCCAATGTAACGCTGGACGGCGAGATCGAGAAAATGAAAATGCCGTTCCTGGTCACCCATGGCGCCGGTGACCGGCAGATCCCGGTGTCAGACGCCCATCGCTGCTATGACGAGGCGGTCAACAGCGCCAAGCGGCACCTGCGCATTTTTACCGAACAGGACTTCGAGATCGAGCATTGCGGCGCCGACAACGGCACGGTGATGCGCGACTATATCGCCGACTGGTGCGCCGAAACCTTCGCGGAACTGGATTGA